The sequence CCCCGAATAACCCATAACCCCGAATGGTCACTACCTACCCCGAATTATCATTACGTAAGTCAAAAATAACATATCAgtcaaaaataacatatttaaaataattaaagtaTGAGTCATTTACTCGCCCGTCTTATTCCGGGCTACCGCGTTGTTAAAAAGAAGGAAACATTTGCTTTTTCGCCGCATCCCGGTCAAATACGTTCCTTTAAagaagttatttatttattctcccaccttattccgggcaaatgcgtgctttaaaagaaggaggcATTCACTCTTTCGCATTACTCCGGGCAAgtgcgtgctttaaaagaaggtgtcATTTACTCCCCCACTTTATTCCGGGCAGATGTGTGCGTTAAAAAAAGGAAGCATtagttttaaagaaggaatcattatTGCGGAAAAGCGgatgctttaaaagaaggtgtcATTTAGTTCGGGCAAATGCGTGTTTTAAAAGGAGCCTCCTCCGTTCACTGTTTCGCATTAAGAGCCTCGCACATAGGAttcgtttgcgttgcgtttgacagttttcccatatgAAATGtgccaaacgcaacgcaaacgtatcctatgtgcagGCCTCTTTATTTTGGGCGAGCACGTGTTTCAAAAGTGCatatatttgaaagaaaaaagtaatttaCTCTCTAGTCTTGTCCCGGGTAAGTGCGTTTATAGtacttagggccaatttcttcgcctccgcttaactcttaagcggtgcttacccatacgcttaaacatggtttaaggcctaagcggaggtgaagaaatcgaccctTAGCGCATTAACATTAATTGTTGCTGACGATATTAATATCTGTACCATAAACAGGACATGtattaaagaaaaataaataaattgcttATACTGAAAGTCACATGAAAAATTTCTCGTGAAGGTCGTGAAGCCAGATTTGCTTTCATTATCTTTGTTGGTCTCTATGTAAGCACCGTCTGTGGCATTCGCTCTTTCGCATTATCCCGAGCGTTCCCGGGTATATTAGGAtaattcgacattgttgtttcataagggcgaaagtcgcagacgtaaacattgacttcttctgctgattgcaggaagattagagacttctggtggtattttccacttccgttcaatagaaggcgcggagcgccaccagttccaagtggttgttgcctgggagcggtcctagttgttgaggaatttgcaggaaaaggcattgtttacgtttgcgacattcgcccttatgaaacaactgtgTCGAATTGTtagcatatgcaaaaataataactaaaattaTTGCGTAATATATGTATATGATGTTCGGGGTAATGGCCTTTCTGGGTAGTGGGGTATTcgggcgttcggggtagtgacaTTCGGGTTAGTGTCATAGAACCCTCAATTGATAATCAATTTCAAATACACAATCATCAACGTCATGGAAAATCATGGTGAACGGGTTCCTCTGGGGCATGTGACCAGTTTTGGAACAAAAATTAGTAAATACAGAGAGTGTTATTTTTGCAATCACTTTTGGTGGTTTGCCCTTAGTGATTTTCTCTCTTAGAAGTCATGAAGAAGTCACCCACGTGGGTTGTCCTTCACCGATGGGTTGGGTAGGATTGTAAAAAACCCTCTCTGTcttccatttaatttttcattgtcaTATGGTCTTTTCGTTATATGAAAAATTAAGCGAAAATCATCTACTGGGCTGGGTATGGACATAAGTGGGTAACAACGTGGTTTGCATTTGTACCTACAACCAAACAGTGTTTTGCTATAAATATAGACGAGGCTTCGTGTCATATTCATTAAATtattaagaatcattcaaactAGTGAACCAAAGCAAATAATAATGGCCACCTTGAATACACCACTCAGAAACAACCGCTTAATGCAAGCGCACCAACACCAACAAAGCTCGGCAGCACTATCCAAGGCATCATCCACTATCAAGAAGCAACTGGACCCTGAAGATCGCATCACACTGGTCGTCGACAACACAACGTTCTCGATCAATCCATCGCTGTTCACGGCCCACCCGAACACAATGCTGGGCCGGATGTTCAGCTCCGGTATGGACTTCACGCATCCGAACGACCGCGGGGAGTACGAAGTGGCCGACGGAATTTCGCACACCGTCTTCCGGGCCATACTGGAGTACTACCGGAACGGTGTCATTCGATGTCCACCGACCGTCTCCGTGCAGGAGCTGCGCGAGGCCTGTGACTATCTGCTGATCCCGTTTACGGCCGAAACCATCCGGTGCCAGAATCTGCGCGGATTGTTGCACGAGCTAAGCAACGAGGGTGCTCGCGAACAGTTCGAAGTTTTCCTGGAATCATTGATCCTGCCACTGATGGTCGCTTCCGCTGAACGCGGCGATCGTGAATGCCACGTAGTAGTTCTTTCAGATGGTATGCAACTTTGTACCTAGATAGGTTGAAATGATTTAatctcattgttttttttttctatttatagACGACGTTGTCGATTGGGATGAAGAATATCCTCCTCAGATGGGCGAAGAGTACTGCCAAACTGTGTCCAGCACTGTCATGTATCGTTTCTTCAAATATATTGAAAACCGTGACGTGGCCAAGCAGGTACTGAAGGATCGAGGTTTAAAGAAGATTCGACTTGGCATCGAGGGCTATCCAACGTACAAGGAGAAGATCAAGAAACGGGCCAGCGGTCGAGTCGAGGTGATTTACAATTACTTGCAGCGACCGTTCATTCACATGTCGTGGGAAAAGGAGGAGGCCAAGAGTCGCCACGTGGACTTCCAGTGCGTCAAGTCAAAATCGGTGACAAATCTGGCTGAAGCCACGGCTGATCCGGCACTGGAACGAGATTCAGGTATGGCTTTGCGATGGAAATTATTACACTAGATTTTACACAGCGAATGCGGAAGTATGGCTTATGATTCTTGAACTAAATTTTGTGCTTGGATTTTCCACATAAGACTGATTCGTTAGTCGGGGAAACTCAAAAGACTGAAAATTTCGGAAGCTCAAACATAAATTACCTCCATAGGATATAAgcataattttattgttttaataGTGTTTTTATTTCAAACACATTTGTGTTTGCATACGGATTTGCATCTTGCTGATATTTCCAGTAGTTCAGCTGCAGTATTATTCGCGGtaatataaatattaataataaaaaataaacgtcGATTTAATTTATGTTTACTCTGGTCGTATTATTCCGCTAACATTGCCCAAGGTTGGTGACATTTTTCACTGCCTGAAACGCGAGATCGAAAAATTAGCATTTTATTCAAACTATTGGATGAAATGGATAAGTACCTTCCATTTGAGTGCCACGGTCGTCTCGTAAACGAAGTCGACCGGAGTTACCCGAAACGCAGAGCAAGCACAGATATTTAGAAAATGATTATTGAAGGACTGATCACCATATATTCACAATACTAGCGCTAGGTTGATTTTTTTgcggttttaaaaaaaaataatattgttatAATCTATCATTTGCATGAACTCAAATAGCGACCTAATTCTCATTCTGGTGGTTACAATttctaataaataatattaaaatacttATCTCATTTTTTTCGATAATTCCAATTAATTTCATATATGTATGCAATAAGTTTTATAATATAAGCATTTTTTCCACATTGATTTGCAGTTTGTTTTAGTATTACCTCGTTTTTCTTTAGTTTTTAGTCACATACGAACAACAGGGTTTCTTTGAAGTGACCCCCTGGGGAACCGGCCCCAAACAGGTCAGTTCAATATTTTCGCTCCGTATAAGGGTATCAAACTCCAGCAATTGCGAAATTCGGGATTGTGCCTTTTGCGGtcggtgagtaaataaattacTAGTTAGCGCGTAATTGGAAGCGTTCGTATTAGGATGTAGAATTATCGTAAAATCCGGTTCTGTAAGTAAATAAAGAGTGCTCGTTCGTGTTTTCGGGAAGTACGCAGAGAGGTGGGCAAAACAGTTCATTGCAGTGCGCgtatctgatccgttcagctcatttAAAAGATTCAGCTCCTTAGATCAGCTCTAAAGCTAAAAcattgtttaaaattttgaaacattcaTGTCATTCATTAGGGTCTATCTTGGGGTCAGgcctaactttaaaaaaaatgttgagctATTGTCAGGTTataatttcaagacaaaattttcaaaacgacttatctgcttttgtaaacaaagattcaaacgacgatttgacgaatctgatcgctctcccacgcaaaccaacaccaccaataggtaggtgaaggtttccgctaactgttgatggtgttagtttgcgtgggagagccatcagattcgtcaaatcgtcgtttgaatctttgtttacaaaagcagataagtcgttttgaaaattttgtcttgatttcttttgaaaaaccgacaattttaaactaataacattcattACGCTTTTTTTCTGTGttatatgaaccatatcacgtgtcattAGTTTTCGTTTCATACTGTGTGTAGTGAATCCAGTGCATAATTTGCGCGCACTTCTAACAATGCGTAGTTGCAATTTTCATATAAGCTAGCGCATTCAtctattggcgctttgatgttgcatgaagaagcagaaagatgataattgaaaaaatctccacgggaaagcatacggagaagtttttaaaactcttctcaaaaattcaaaaacaatttaattaaaaacggtgagcagtacggggttggacttttcttctgcTGTATAAtattcattttcaattttctaaattttttttcgtgatgtTACGCTTAATACACAGTATCAGAAAAGTCCACCCCTCCCTGCTtttgttttttgacgtaggacttacgtctttctttactatactgggtgtcatttagatttttggaaatcaagagcgttacgctgagagggaagatttcaaacgttactagcgcctttatctttcgatggattttgaagatttatatatcaatcgactcggacactctccagcaatttgtcaatttcattgaaacttaagattattaacgataagttattgaaattttcaattcttgtcaaagccaataaaaatttcatatataaccaatcccgtgcattcctaacacggacatcagaatgcagtatgccacgggccttcgggtccaccgcaagattttctttgtgtataaaagaagcagtgcctgccgtgtgcgagtcattacaattcttgacagcagcgcgtactgacgtgctttttgctcgcgcatttttcgtttcgttcgttcgttcgctgtgtttacctacacagcatgcaATCGTCAGCGACAgagctgccggtgggtctgcaaAAATGCTTGAAAGAAGAGGGCGCttatttttgtcattctgtacttgatgatggtcggatgcagtggtatcGATTGCGATGGATGCGATCGCCCATCGcccatttgcttgagtaaatagggactcaatagttagaaacaaagcaattctaattatttattcaattgttagttttatttccaaaagttttgaataaagaaattaataattctacacagcatggaagtcatcgtttccaatatcaatacctataatcaaactccaaactgccgtaatctgaaaaagtgacgtatacgccattttccataaatggtgttaacgaatactactcatcgagctctttaacagaaaaatggtaaACACGCattttgtaaaatggctgttacgtcacttttccagattacggcagcataaATCCAAAAGTTGAAAGTTAAATGtgaatacgttacgtttatataaGTCGTTATAAGTTTATATAAGTTTATATACGTCTACTtccggttatgttgaaaacattacccattgcttgttttttttcttctttattaaagaggctttcagctcttggctggttcacctctgaaAAAGGAGAGGAAAAAAAGGAGGGACCAGAAGGGCTCAACCTTCGCTGTCAGTCACTATCATTTTCAGCTAGTC comes from Armigeres subalbatus isolate Guangzhou_Male chromosome 2, GZ_Asu_2, whole genome shotgun sequence and encodes:
- the LOC134210674 gene encoding BTB/POZ domain-containing protein 10 — translated: MELSQQQRKQNSTTSSSSGASPAGNSAGVGASGGPGNNNYDSSHSSSNTEDYNTETDDRRRRIMKNRARNNRLMQAHQHQQSSAALSKASSTIKKQLDPEDRITLVVDNTTFSINPSLFTAHPNTMLGRMFSSGMDFTHPNDRGEYEVADGISHTVFRAILEYYRNGVIRCPPTVSVQELREACDYLLIPFTAETIRCQNLRGLLHELSNEGAREQFEVFLESLILPLMVASAERGDRECHVVVLSDDDVVDWDEEYPPQMGEEYCQTVSSTVMYRFFKYIENRDVAKQVLKDRGLKKIRLGIEGYPTYKEKIKKRASGRVEVIYNYLQRPFIHMSWEKEEAKSRHVDFQCVKSKSVTNLAEATADPALERDSAGNPLSQRHFDISNEPDVDAIRPIAAAIAIDGEEGAIGGMVNLEDVAGSDEP